The sequence below is a genomic window from Rhodothermales bacterium.
GCTGTGGGCGGGTCTGATCGGCCTCGTGGTGCTTGTGGCCGGCGGTGGCTACGCCTATATGCAGGGTATGCTGCCCTTCGGCCCGGGCGCATCGCCCGTAGCCCGGCAGCTTCCTCCTACTTCCACGACCCCACCGACCAACGAAACGCCGCCTGCCGTGGACCCTGGGACGCCGCCCGTCGACGACCCCGCCGCTGCCTCTACACCGAGCGCCACGGACCCCACGCCTGCCTCCCCAACGCCCACCGCGCCGACGCCGACCGCACTGCCTACCGAGACAGTCGCGCCTGGCGGATTTGTGGCGGCGCGCGGCGGCTGGACGATCGTTGTGTCGTCCCGCGAAAGTGTCGCGGA
It includes:
- a CDS encoding SPOR domain-containing protein — protein: LWAGLIGLVVLVAGGGYAYMQGMLPFGPGASPVARQLPPTSTTPPTNETPPAVDPGTPPVDDPAAASTPSATDPTPASPTPTAPTPTALPTETVAPGGFVAARGGWTIVVSSRESVAEAEALLNRYAQVFANQGFPVDILRTDDFGTPRYRVGVGQFTSTQAATAAMAQHTASLPTDAWVTSIPR